One Fusarium musae strain F31 chromosome 6, whole genome shotgun sequence DNA segment encodes these proteins:
- the EGD2 gene encoding GAL4 enhancer protein (EggNog:ENOG41) yields the protein MSNPRVEELPDEEPKKTTVQEHEDDSSDDSEVEEVGEGQLPAGSTVIHNRNEKKARKALEKLHLTRIPGITRVTLRRPKNILFVINNPEVYKSPNSNTYIVFGEAKIEDVNAAAQQAAAAQLASANAEDHSGHNHGEPSKAAENAEEKKDKDEDEEEDEDDDEEVDASGLEDKDIELVMTQANVSRNKAVKALKENDNDIVNSIMALSI from the exons ATGTCGAACCCCCGCGTTGAAGAACTTCCCGACgaggagcccaagaagaccaCCGTCCAGGAGCACGAGGATGACTCCAGCGACGACTCCGAGGTCGAGGAGGTCGGCGAGGGCCAGCTCCCCGCTGGTTCTACTGTGATCCACAACcgcaacgagaagaaggctcgcaaggcccttgagaagctgcacCTCACCCGCATCCCTGGCATCACCCGTGTCACTCTCCGCCGACCTAAGAAC atcctcttcgtcatcaacaaccccGAGGTCTACAAGTctcccaacagcaacaccTACAT TGTTTTCGGTgaggccaagatcgaggatgTGAACGCCGCTGCTCaacaagctgctgctgctcagcTCGCCTCCGCCAATGCTGAGGACCACTCTGGCCACAACCACGGTGAGCCCAGCAAGGCTGCCGAGAacgctgaggagaagaaggacaaggacgaggatgaagaggaggacgaggatgacgacgaggaggtCGATGCTTCCGGACTCGAGGATAAGGATATTGAGCTCGTCATGACCCAAGCCAACGTCAGCCGCAACAAGGCCGTCAAGGCGTTGAAGGAGAACGACAACGATATCGTCaattccatcatggctctaAGTATCTAA
- the ATP7 gene encoding ATP synthase d subunit, with product MATRSAALKLDWTKVTSSLGLRGQTVASLQAFKKRNEDVRRKVQQLQEQPTTVDFSQYRSILKNQAIIDEIEKRFSAFKPVTYDVSRQLKAIDAFEAEAVKNAEATKEAVDLELKDLAATLKNIEEARPFEELTVDEVAAAEKSIDEKTDQLVSKGRWMVPGYKEKFGDLAVV from the exons ATGGCGACT CGAAGCGCAGCTCTCAAGCTTGACTGGACCAAGGTCACCAGCTCCCTCGGTCTCCGTGGCCAGACCGTTGCCTCCCTGCAGGCCTTCAAGAAGCGCAACGAGGACGTCCGCCGTAAGGTTCAGCAGCTCCAGGAGCAGCCCACCACCGTCGATTTCTCCCAGTACCGATCTATCCTCAAGAACCAGGCTAtcatcgatgagatcgagaagCGATTCAGCGCCTTCAAGCCTGTCACCTACGATGTTAGCCGACAACTGAAGGCCATCGACGCTTTCGAGGCCGAGGCTGTCAAGAACGCCGAGGCTACCAAGGAGGCcgttgaccttgagcttAAGGATCTTGCCGCTACcctcaagaacatcgagGAGGCCCGACCATTTGAGGAGCTCACTGTC GACGAGGTTGCCGCTGCCGAGAAGTCTATCGACGAGAAGACTGATCAGCTCGTTTCCAAGGGCCGATGGATGGTGCCAGGATACAAG GAGAAGTTCGGCGACTTGGCTGTTGTTTAA
- a CDS encoding hypothetical protein (BUSCO:EOG09265BWR) — MGDAVIEGSNWRLVEVGRVVVINGDHPFAGRLATIVEIIDHKRILVDGPSANASLAVPRQAVPLSKVLLSSLIVEGLNRGSRTGVVRKLWEKSEIDSKWEQTNWAKKRDQMERRKGLTDFERFQVLRLKKQRRFEERKALAKVKASA, encoded by the exons ATGGGCGACGCAGTCATTGAGGGTTCGAACTGGCGCCTCGTTGAGGTTGGCCGTGTCGTTGTTATCAACGGCGACCACCCCTTCGCCGGCCGCCTGGCCACGATCGTCGAGATCATCGACCACAAGCGA ATTCTCGTCGACGGTCCTTCCGCGAACGCTAGCCTCGCTGTTCCCCGACAAGCCGTCCCCCTCAGCAAGgtcctcctctcctctcttatCGTCGAGGGCTTGAACCGCGGTTCCCGAACTGGTGTTGTCCGAAAGCTCTGGGAGAAGTCCGAGATCGACTCCAAGTGGGAGCAGACCAACTGGGCTAAGAAGCGGGATCAGATGGAGCGGAGGAAGGGTCTTACCGACTTCGAGCGCTTCCAGGTTCTCCgactcaagaagcagcgACGATTCGAAGAGCGCAAGGCTctggccaaggtcaaggcctCCGCATAA
- a CDS encoding hypothetical protein (EggNog:ENOG41), whose amino-acid sequence MAQPQPASAGESSMSIGPSPPPQPNLDPSRTYARDQPANLREAFTSFYPNGLPNFYKMLQTPGPEGVVQTYVEDYLPMGFYSNPPVGAKAVFSTCNGSTPFHFMEHLLPQRRVHLWSGDEVQSACNSLRKLYWKIIKDMPRPDCWDSLWDYFDAQDIYNHGALNLWNVVSQLFAENQFIALDVHNAFSIEVGQWVDHWLYDDENRDKLIKSNETGLSINGVIGWEAMKGLPDDAIHLFASALAHRRSLLLSPEKLRPGAMKPNPLKEFYEKGRLENWLAGQRVLGPSGLSTRPTEWQPHHSFPASENVTHPIMVLDGKHYFRQPGYREPSAVEALHQSAAAAGPSVHGNSETTSIEHKQANDTISHGGLQVNAQARSKSAEPFSSVRTPSPHTNGKGNDVSSSNGHHEQEEQEDFDAMTPTRAKRHGRKNPRTTRGPRKSTVTTSLPGSAVMPQATSSRSKDHITGNIIRDAELRLSTNDRPKNQRPNRAFDEPVAYGQKEMKYPGTMSTFNPMQRPDASFQDSAMNTEPPEDMRLSGQFAMPTPPVAPLYPSGTLSPTTQGDHFIPHQQNYPMQNGFDHGFPPVQQSQPLQRGSLPGRGRNTSNASRNDRFDSNDGRWSHQHHENNIGGNAGSSRGGFHRGGNRKSRRGGHNQRNATAPVAQPHTGPDFNQKRREGAPWKDSWRRDAVTCQNVQDGFTIKDYVPCSCPICDSRDRSVHIIVQGYQGITVPDILARLKFGLAERYGHVDEVFPIASKEPGRFIARFANSSSVGEALTIGGGNMPEQGISVTFSAAMRSKWTLLEKAPTRPLPGQVSGQNSAAPPFSPYPFGLSMPGNVPSTAAVPHMMPGILHPAVVNPGQAHNSHYWQPNGGQRSVSGFVQPPASGIPFTTVQSGPGIQAHLAGQVTLDPRQIVPPSIHQAQENASPPAVLQTKPPSEEALDEIHHLDQDVQSSPRSDISKYTGIKARVSLPGTPSKASLPSQGTPTKPNETVEGLAGIDTTAHHQNKMTIKAPESQAETKITSSHQAEQLSEPNGGKSSHSRVPSLFSENEKKERRRAWAKIPMPLTLRGPRSVTQKNSISITTERGSNSGVEKRDNRLPNATQPELPISGQTETSAPSISDMYEPSMSENPESRFPLPPAPKSSSAAHSTRSTNEDATEPQGTTLDEVQPSEMPVASPVTENVISKVEQTFEQEHTSGTLPRGKGKNAKKAKKKKAKNMAPTSNESNHAFQQNEPPSSPRSSNMAPQHMHGSSGGGMGSDTHHGGLIGSLESGSSSPVKRHHNEPEQPSASGSAKRSKKQGNKYEMAQHQHQPQPQTQPPFDESDSPDEDERGRRGFRMGRGGSLRFGKQRRPRPMIASSMLAGEQFDAQAPPPSTDFSFQCQSLPESDNSLYLRDNGNSAKSRLNPEAREFVSPSRTASLMKGPVANPSGSEASSSGTMTESAAKHDQTDELIREVPKTGHDDACETTLQDDKAPSAVTSQTPKRRRAISEVVQKGTPRKEKGPAQQGEGKKTPAKSSKRGKGKERAVTVSAKANKAEAKVEKAQEMPQTPENQGGKVKKPGLIDDDWPSLPASRERAQSKPQTLSIWGGKTKSTQDDGGIGQGSPVTKN is encoded by the exons AtggctcaacctcaacccgCTTCGGCGGGTGAATCCTCCATGTCCATCGGGCCATCGCCGCCGCCTCAACCAAATTTGGACCCGAGCCGGACTTATGCCAGAGACCAGCCGGCTAACTTGCGCGAAGCCTTCACGAGCTTCTACCCCAATGGCCTACCCAACTTCTACAAAATGCTGCAGACACCTGGTCCTGAGGGCGTTGTTCAAACGTACGTCGAAGACTACCTCCCTATGGGATTTTACAGCAACCCTCCAGTCGGGGCCAAAGCCGTCTTCTCTACCTGTAATGGATCGACCCCTTTTCATTTCATGGAGCATCTACTGCCTCAGCGCCGCGTTCACCTTTGGTCAGGAGATGAAGTTCAATCTGCTTGCAACTCACTTCGTAAGCTCTACTGGAAAATCATAAAAGACATGCCGCGTCCAGACTGCTGGGATAGCTTGTGGGACTATTTTGATGCCCAAGACATTTACAATCACGGAGCTTTGAACCTCTGGAATGTGGTTAGTCAACTGTTTGCCGAGAACCAGTTTATCGCCCTCGACGTCCATAATGCTTTTTCCATCGAAGTTGGCCAATGGGTTGACCACTGGCTGTATGACGACGAAAACCGCgacaaactcatcaagaGCAATGAAACTGGCCTTTCTATCAATGGTGTCATCGGCTGGGAAGCTATGAAAGGCCTTCCGGATGATGCCATCCATCTTTTTGCAAGTGCCCTTGCGCATCGACGATCTCTGTTACTATCGCCCGAGAAATTGAGGCCAGGTGCAATGAAACCTAATCCCCTCAAGGAGTTTTATGAAAAGGGGCGCCTCGAAAACTGGCTAG CGGGCCAACGCGTCCTCGGGCCTTCGGGCCTGTCTACAAGGCCAACAGAATGGCAGCCTCACCATTCCTTCCCTGCTTCAGAGAACGTCACTCACCCTATCATGGTGCTTGATGGCAAACACTACTTTAGACAGCCTGGATACCGTGAGCCCAGTGCGGTAGAGGCGCTCCACCAatccgcagcagcagcagggcCTTCCGTTCACGGCAACAGCGAAACAACCTCGATCGAACACAAGCAGGCCAACGACACGATCTCTCACGGTGGTCTCCAGGTAAATGCTCAGGCCAGAAGTAAATCCGCAGAGCCTTTCTCTTCAGTCCGAACACCATCTCCTCACACTAATGGTAAAGGAAATGACGTTTCGTCTTCCAACGGACACCACGAacaggaggagcaggaggacTTTGATGCAATGACCCCCACAAGAGCCAAAAGGCATGGCCGCAAAAATCCCCGGACCACACGAGGACCTCGAAAATCCACAGTGACAACATCATTGCCAGGCTCAGCAGTTATGC CCCAGGCTACTTCGAGTCGTTCAAAGGACCATATCACTGGAAACATCATCAGAGATGCAGAGTTGCGGTTGAGCACCAATGACAGACCCAAGAACCAGCGACCAAACCGAGCTTTTGATGAACCAGTGGCTTACGGTCAGAAAGAAATGAAGTATCCTGGAACCATGAGTACATTCAATCCAATGCAAAGGCCCGATGCAAGCTTTCAAGACAGCGCGATGAACACTGAGCCCCCTGAAGATATGAGACTTTCTGGGCAATTCGCGATGCCGACCCCTCCCGTGGCACCTTTGTACCCGTCAGGAACCTTGAGCCCTACCACTCAAGGAGACCATTTTATACCTCACCAACAGAATTATCCCATGCAGAATGGATTTGATCATGGATTTCCACCAGTTCAGCAGTCACAGCCGCTTCAGAGGGGTTCTTTGCCTGGTCGTGGTAGAAATACTAGCAACGCTTCCCGCAACGATCGTTTTGATTCGAACGATGGCCGATGGTCTCACCAACACCATGAGAATAACATTGGTGGGAATGCTGGATCGAGTCGCGGAGGTTTCCATCGCGGAGGAAATCGCAAAAGCCGCCGCGGTGGCCACAACCAGCGAAACGCAACTGCGCCTGTTGCGCAACCTCATACCGGCCCTGACTTCAACCAGAAGAGGCGCGAGGGGGCACCATGGAAGGATTCATGGCGTCGGGATGCAGTTACTTGCCAGAACGTTCAGGATGGGTTTACGATCAAAGATTATGTACCTTGCTCTTGTCCGATCTGCGATTCTCGTGACCGCTCTGTACACATCATTGTCCAAGGCTATCAAGGAATCACTGTTCCAGACATACTCGCACGACTCAAGTTTGGCCTGGCTGAGAGATATGGACATGTAGACGAGGTGTTCCCGATCGCCTCGAAAGAACCAGGACGTTTTATCGCCCG GTTTGCAAACTCCTCGTCAGTTGGTGAAGCACTGACTATTGGCGGCGGCAACATGCCTGAGCAAGGCATATCTGTTACATTCTCCGCTGCGATGCGATCAAAATGGACACTCTTGGAGAAAGCACCCACTCGACCACTACCAGGCCAAGTTTCTGGTCAGAACTCCGCCGCTCCGCCATTCTCTCCTTATCCTTTCGGCCTATCGATGCCGGGCAATGTGCCGAGTACTGCCGCAGTCCCTCACATGATGCCAGGCATCCTTCATCCGGCTGTAGTCAATCCCGGACAAGCACATAACAGTCATTACTGGCAACCCAATGGAGGGCAGCGTTCTGTATCTGGGTTTGTACAACCTCCAGCCTCTGGTATTCCATTTACAACTGTGCAGTCCGGACCCGGCATACAGGCACACCTTGCTGGACAGGTGACTCTGGATCCAAGACAAATTGTCCCTCCTTCCATCCATCAGGCACAGGAAAACGCATCCCCTCCTGCGGTATTGCAGACTAAACCTCCGTCTGAAGAAGCTTTGGATGAAATCCATCACCTTGATCAAGATGTTCAGAGTAGTCCGCGAAGTGACATAAGCAAGTATACTGGGATCAAAGCTCGTGTTTCCTTGCCCGGCACCCCTTCGAAAGCTTCCCTTCCTTCCCAAGGGACCCCAACGAAGCCAAACGAAACAGTAGAAGGACTTGCGGGTATTGATACGACAGCACATCACCAAAATAAGATGACCATTAAGGCGCCTGAAAGCCAGGCAGAAACAAAGATTACATCCAGTCATCAAGCTGAACAACTGTCTGAACCAAATGGTGGCAAGAGCAGTCACAGTCGTGTGCCAAGCTTATTTTCTGAGAAtgagaaaaaagagaggcGACGAGCATGGGCTAAAATTCCTATGCCTCTGACTCTCCGTGGGCCTCGCTCAGTTACTCAAAAGAACtccatcagcatcaccaccgaGCGTGGCAGCAACTCTGGGGTTGAAAAGAGGGACAATCGCCTACCTAATGCTACACAGCCGGAGTTGCCAATCTCAGGACAGACTGAAACCTCTGCTCCAAGCATCAGCGATATGTACGAGCCATCTATGTCCGAGAATCCCGAGTCTAGGTTTCCGTTACCGCCAGCGCCAAAAAGCTCTTCTGCTGCCCACTCCACCAGGTCAACAAACGAAGATGCTACAGAACCGCAGGGTACCACTCTAGATGAAGTACAGCCATCTGAGATGCCTGTAGCCTCTCCCGTGACCGAAAATGTCATATCCAAAGTTGAACAAACATTTGAGCAAGAGCATACTTCAGGCACGCTACCAAGAGGCAAAGGAAAGAAtgcgaagaaggccaagaaaaagaaagcgAAGAACATGGCACCCACTAGCAACGAATCCAATCACGCCTTTCAACAAAACGAGCCGCCGTCTTCTCCTCGCTCCAGCAACATGGCGCCTCAGCACATGCATGGTAGCAGTGGAGGAGGGATGGGATCTGATACACACCATGGAGGTCTTATCGGAAGTCTGGAATCGGGTTCATCCTCGCCTGTCAAGCGACACCACAATGAACCTGAGCAGCCTTCTGCATCTGGATCTGCTAAGCGAAGTAAGAAGCAAGGGAATAAGTACGAAATGgctcagcaccagcaccagcctcagcctcaaaccCAACCTCCATTTGACGAATCAGATTCGCCGGATGAGGACGAACGCGGCCGTCGTGGATTTAGAATGGGTAGAGGAGGTTCACTTCGCTTTGGCAAGCAACGTCGACCTCGCCCTATGATTGCTAGCTCAATGCTTGCAGGAGAACAATTCGATGCTCAAGCGCCACCTCCTTCGACCGATTTTTCTTTCCAATGCCAGAGCCTCCCCGAATCTGATAACTCGTTATACTTGCGCGATAATGGAAATAGCGCAAAGAGCCGCCTCAATCCCGAGGCCCGAGAGTTTGTATCTCCATCGAGAACAGCGTCTCTCATGAAAGGACCAGTTGCCAATCCTAGCGGTAGTGAAGCATCAAGCAGTGGCACAATGACTGAATCAGCTGCCAAACATGACCAAACAGATGAACTGATCCGAGAGGTCCCCAAGACCGGGCACGATGATGCATGCGAGACAACTCTTCAGGATGACAAAGCCCCATCCGCCGTAACCAGCCAGACCCCTAAACGTCGTCGAGCCATCTCAGAAGTGGTCCAAAAAGGAACTCCTAGAAAGGAAAAGGGGCCTGCTCAACAAggagagggaaaaaagaCTCCGGCAAAAAGTTCAAAACGAGGCAAAGGCAAGGAGAGGGCAGTGACGGTGAGtgccaaggccaacaagGCTGAGGCAAAGGTCGAAAAAGCTCAAGAGATGCCTCAAACCCCGGAGAATCAAGGAgggaaggtcaagaagcctgGCCTGATTGACGATGACTGGCCCTCACTTCCAGCCTCTCGGGAACGGGCACAGTCCAAGCCACAGACACTCTCGATTTGGGGTGGAAAGACAAAATCTACCCAAGATGACGGTGGAATCGGACAAGGATCTCCTGTCACGAAGAACTAG